Genomic segment of Drosophila simulans strain w501 chromosome 2R, Prin_Dsim_3.1, whole genome shotgun sequence:
acaaatcGATAATGGCAGCTCCTTTCGCTGAagggagaaggaaaaggactCGACTCAGCCTTGGCACTGGACTGACATACGCCGCGATTTCGCGTCGATTGATTCGTCGAGTTGTTTACGGTTACCCAATCAACTATTCACACGCCCGCGACCCACTCGTCTGGTCAGGATTGAGCTGACTACCGCTTCAGTGGCTCAATTATTCAGCAAATGCAACGCACCAACTGTTCTACCTTTTTGCCTCGACACGTCGACACCAAAGGAcacacaattttcaatttttcctTCGCTCTCAGGCGGCGAATTGACTGCTGCGGCGAAATCGGGCCAGTTTTGTATACGTTTTCATAATTCAACTGTTTCAacctggctgactggctggctaactgactgactggatGACTGGCTGCTGCCCACACAATTTCCCTGctgcttttcctgctgctgaaAATCGATGGGTCTCCGTGCCTGGGGTGTCCGTGTGTGGGCGTAGCTTTCGCGGCGATTTCGGGCGAGCTTTCCATTCATGCGCCGGTCATGCGCACCTCGCACTTCCGGAGCCTTTTGGAGCACTGGCCAAGGggttcatttgaatttatttgtggGCGCGAATTCATTCGTTCACTTTGTGAACCCAGAAACTATAGACCAAGGAACTGATAAAAACagtaaacaaaatgtataattgTTTCtctacattttttaaataatccTTCTTCAAACCTTTGGAACTGGCGCATATCGAGACCTTGAGAATTGCAATTAGTTTATTGCAcaataaaaaatccaaatcaaatcTGGGTTCAAAGATTATGAGTATAAAGAGTTTAATGACCAATAATCAAAAACGATTTTACCACCTACAGTTTACTGTTTCCCGCTAGCAGATCGCGTACCAATCGAACTGCGTACACAGCCGTTCCAGGAGCCGTGGTCACACCGTAGCCGCCGTGGCCGTAGTTGTGGACTACCTTCAGCCGCCTGCCTTCCGGATTCGTGATCAGTTCTGGCTCCACCCGAACGACGGAGCGGTGTGGCCGCAGACCAACACATTCCCGCACGATCTCCGCTTTCCGGAGACTGGGCAGCAAATCGTAGCACCGCTCTCGGATGGCCATGCTATCGTATTTGCACCACTCGGTGTTGTAGCTATCGAATTGGCGACATCCTCCCAGGGTCACAGTCTCAAATCCGGGCAGAACGTAGGTGTCGTAATCGCCGTAGAAAGCCGTCTTTACCCAGGGAGCACGCACTTTGAGCACTTGACCCCGGATGGGAACCAAATGCTGGTCGCCGCACAACTCCTTAGCTCCCATGCCGGTGCAGTTAAGGAGCACGTCAAAGTTCTGCGGCACCTCGAAAAAGCTATTCACATGCTGACGGACAACCTCTCCTCCGTTCTCCAGGAATCTAgcaacatttaatatttacggttattttcaaattgttgATTTTAAGGCTTCTCTTTCATTAAACAGCTACTCACTTTTTGGTGGCGTAGGGCAGGAAGAGCCGGCTTTCCGTTAGGCATGTGGTGAAGAAGGATCCGTACTTCCAGCCGCCGTTGCATAGCTTCAGTTCCTCCTCCGTGGCTCTTCGGTAGACGGGCAGTAGTTTCTCGATAAAGTGGTTCTAAGGCAGCAAAGTTAATCGAATTAAGCCGATGATGATAAGAATCACTGATTGTCGACTGCCCGGCAACGTACCCGTACGATGGAGGGGGAGGTGCGGGAGTAAATATAGCCGGATAATTGGCAC
This window contains:
- the LOC6733899 gene encoding D-aspartate oxidase; protein product: MHFGVLGSGIIGLTTALELQKEFPTARVSVIADRFNEDTVSYVAAGIFRPGTSFMGPTQEITQQWMTDAFNYWDELRRSKEAPLAGVCQLSGYIYSRTSPSIVRNHFIEKLLPVYRRATEEELKLCNGGWKYGSFFTTCLTESRLFLPYATKKFLENGGEVVRQHVNSFFEVPQNFDVLLNCTGMGAKELCGDQHLVPIRGQVLKVRAPWVKTAFYGDYDTYVLPGFETVTLGGCRQFDSYNTEWCKYDSMAIRERCYDLLPSLRKAEIVRECVGLRPHRSVVRVEPELITNPEGRRLKVVHNYGHGGYGVTTAPGTAVYAVRLVRDLLAGNSKL